In Lolium perenne isolate Kyuss_39 chromosome 5, Kyuss_2.0, whole genome shotgun sequence, the sequence TTCAGGTTTAAGTGTTTGCCTGTCTGTCAAGTTAACATCGAAATCAGCAGTATTTGTCCACGCCATGATTTGGTGTCCTTGTCCAGCCGGCCTAGCTTGTGCCTACACCGTAGCCTGCATACTTGGCGACGTAACGGTGGACACGTGAGAAAGAAGAGAAGACCCAGCGTCACTATGGTCTCTCATTTTTCATCAGCCACAGGATATAGGGAAAGCGATAGCCAAGAGCCCAAGAGcatgtgctaattttgttatggcATGCGGTAGCCTAACTTGAACTTACAAATCATAAGACTAGATTGCTCTCTCCGGGTCGTCTGTCATGTAACACCATCTTTTCACAAATTTGCCAGTTAATCATCGAAATAAAAGTTCCATAAAACCTCGCGCAATATACACCTAAGTTTTTTTCTTTCTAAAAAGCAATGTCCTCGCcccctgcatcaattgatgcatgcagcCAAGTTGTATGCATGATTAAATGTTACTTAAGGTCACGTAAGTTAGATCAAACTTTCAAAACTTAAACTACAAGTTCAAGATCAATTTTGATGCATGATACATTTAGGAAGAAATCTGAAGAAACGTTGTTTTcgtggttggcaaggtagttgaaAGGTGTTTTCACAACTTGCTGAAGGCATCTAGGTGATATTTTTTGCTTGCGCTTGCTGAGTACGGTTTCGTGTAGTTTTCATTTTTCACAAGCCTTGCAGTCTCTTGCATGACTTCTGTCACGTGTATAtcacttttttttgttttgtttctaaaACACTGTTTATAATCCGTGGACCCCCATACATGCATACACACAAGTTGGCAAGTCACCCATATTGCGAATTAGTGATCAAAAGTTGGCAAGTCACCACAAACCTATCACCGTCAACGGGTAAGAATGAGGCATGCATGATATAATCGTGACTAATACTCCTAGTGGATGTGGAATACAACTATAGCATGCATATCAATTCACTAGCTAGCATAGAGAGACTAGGTGATATTTTTATATGTCTCTCTATAAAGAGGCGAGTCTTTCACAAATTTGCACAAACCACTCATCGCAAGAGGCGTTGAAAGGGAATCATGGTTTCTTGAGTAGAATTGATGATTATAAAAATGTTTCTAGGATTAATGTATGCACCAAGTAGGATTAAACGGTCTTCAAGAGTTTGTGAAGATCCTCGTAAGTTTGTGAGAAGTCGAGGCTCTTGCTTAATGCAACAGGAGAAAAATTGTCACGAGTGCAGTGCTAGAATGCTTGCATTTTTAAGGCCCTAACTTGCAGGTGCATGTGGGTGTTTGCTTTGATTATTGGATCGAAATTCCTTGACAAAGCCAGAGGACCTATGCTAATGATATAAACTTCAAGAACAAACATTTAGGTTTTTTTGGAAACGGGGCAGCCACaacctctgcatcaatcgatgaaTATTGTTCATTTATTAAATTATTATCAATAGTACTACAACTTATTATAAATCAAGGATCATTTAAAGTCTCGATGTGGATAAGCCATCTAAAAACTCGAAAAGAAAACAACGCCGAGCTAGACTCATGTCAAACGCTGATCAGACCTCCAGCCGCACTGGCGGTAGAAATCTCAGGCTACCATATGCCAAACGGTTGCACCCAATATTCACATCTTATCGCTCCTCCGCAGGCTAGAGAAAAGGTCACATATGGATTCAATGTGTAACCAAAGATATAACCTGCAGAAATGATGAGAAGCTTCATTTGTTAAAGATATAATCATTGCAGACATTCCAAATAGCTCATAATAAAGCGCACACACCAACTCTAATGTCTCATTTAACTTTCTTGGCTACTCCATTTAGCCAATTTCCAAATAAGTTGGTGATGTTAGATGGAGGTGGTGGATTAAACATTTAAACGTCATATAAATTATCCTCCATATAATTCTTGCAAAGGGGCATGAAACGAAAATATTTTGTATTGTCTCCTCTTAATCAAAAAAACAAACATTCATGTTTGTGTCTACTTGATTTGTTGCTTATATTTCACAATCTTTTAAGAAAGTCCCTTCACTTGTAAGCTAGGTTGAACTTTGAGCCTTTATATATGACAAAAAATATCCATGTTTtggagtagcaagatagtaagattTCAATTTGATAATGTCATATTCAGTCTCCACTTATATATAGTTAAAAGAATAGATCCATTAGGCCTAGAACTTTGGCATTAGCTTCGTTTACCTCAGAGAACTGATAATTCATTGGATGAGTTTATTCGTAGCCCACCATGTATAAAATCCTAAGTTTGATGTCTTGTGCATCTTACTAAATATTTTAGCGAAAGGTGATGTCTCATGGATACTAGGTTGCAACCGATTGAAAATTTTGCACATGATTTGTTCAACCGTTGAGGCTGACGGTCTGGCAACAAAATTATATGCTGCTGATTCGCAAAAAAGAAAATGATGCTGCATAGGcttttcatgttttttttccGCTAATTGATCCATGCATCCACATTATGTTATTTTTGAACTTGCAAATATTTTATACTGAAACAATAGAATAAACATAGTTTATTTTATACTGAAACAATAGATGTCCCATTGGTATGTAATTGTGAATGataacttggtcaaacttaaagCTCCCCAACCcacattctcttttgtgtgtGTGCGCACCGTACATTGTATAAAATGGAAAGGTTGCAAGAGGATCCCCGACTCCCCGAGGGGGAATCCTATTTTGCGCTCGACGCGAACACGTCGACGCTTGCGGGGAAGCCATCGTGGGCCGCGGCCCATTGCCAGGtcgtctttcttcctccacatccaTCTCCCCGTCGCTCCTGCTGATTTTCACAGCAAGAATCCTTGGCTGCCCCATCGGTCATGACCGCTTGCCTCTGCCACCCGCGGCCAGCGCCGCTCTCGCGGTGCCTCGGCGCCCCGCCCTGTTCGAGCCACCACTGAACCACCGCCACCTTTGGCTTTCCTATACACCCCTCCCTCCCACAAACACACCTTCTCCGGCACCGGCCACCCCACCCACACCCGAAATCCTAAGACCAATGCCGGTGAGCCCCCGTACCAGCACCCGAACCCTACACTCAAAACCCTAAGTTCCTTTCCTCTCCTTTGTCGGCGATGCCGCGGCTAGCCGCGTCGTCCCATGTCCGGAGAGGTCCTTTGCACGCCCACGCTAACAACGTCGTGGCTAGCTGCGCCGTCCCCACCTCTGGCGATGTGGTCTTCTTCTTCAACTCTGGCGTCACTGCTTAACGGACCAGGCCCATGCGCTCGCTGGGGTATGCGTTAACGAGACATCCTTCGTGTTGAGCGTCGGCCCACGGTAGGGGGCCTTATTGGGCCTGCAATCTGGACGACGCGCACGAAGCAATAGGGTTTGCTTCTAGTCAGCGATCGCCCCATCCCCGTCGTCTCCACTCCCACAGTAGTCATCGTCTCGTTTACCACTGCCGCTAGCCAGCCATGGGGGTCTCGTCGAAGCGCTCGCCTTCTGCCATGGAGAAGGATCTTGTCCCCCACCCAATCATGCGGGCTGCACTCGAAGGCAACCTCCGCGTCCTCAAAGGTAGCCGCCTTGCTTCGGCGCCTCCGCTGGCCTCCTCAACCTTTGCCCCTAGGGTTTATTTATTTCTTAATTTGACGGTAATGTGGAAATGTGGCGCGCGCGCGCAGAGATGGCGACCGTCGTCAAGAACGAAAGCGGCATCTGGAACCGCGCGCTCATGCTGGCGGCGATGGAAGGGCGGCTGGACGTCTGCAGGCTGATTGTAGAGGATGTCCGCGTCGACGTCAACCAACCAGTCACTGACGATGAAGGTTCGCCCGCCTCTCTTCGCTTCCGCCCAAACTAGCTAGAAGCTGTACGTATCTGGGAATTTCGGTCGGGCAGCCGAAATCTATTTATTTTGGTTCATGTGTAAATAAACTGGACACCAATCGCTAGCTCAACTTACTGCAACTCTGGATAGAAACGAAATGCATTTCTGGTGGATGCCAAATTGAACACCCAATAGCAACTCTGATGAAATGTCTGCCTCCCAATTAATTTTGAACTTTGTTCCGTCGATGGCAGGACTAGCTAGTGTACTAGTTGGATTCCTCCCAGAACCTCATGTCCGTACGTGCTCTGGTTTCAGGTAACCACACCGCAGTGTGTATTTCTGCAATGCTTGGGACAGCTGCTGCCACGAGGTATCTTCTCGACTGCGGCGCTGATCCGACGGTTGCTGGAAGTATGGGAACAGCTCTACATGGTGCTGTGCTGAACGGTATGCACCAATCCCACTCGAGTATGGAGGATTTCTGTTTTTTGACCGCCTGCAATCTTGTCACCCGGGGCCATGGAAATTGAGTGTTGACTGTTGAGCATTGACATCCAGGACCAATCATGCCAATTTTGTCTATATTAGCCCATCTTGCCATATATTTCTGTATGATGTCCATCGTCAAAGGTCGCGTGTAATAAATGATCTAATGATTGCACCAAAATCTTCCCGTTCCGCCACTTGAGGGTTGAAAATAAAGTCTTGTTTGCTTTCATAGACTGATGATTTGTTCTACAATATACAAATATAAATTAAAGTTTAAATATCAGTATAAGACTGATGATTTGTTCTATTTCCAACATATGAATATATACAAATAAATTAAAGTTTAAATATCTGTATTTTCAATATTACAACATTTAGAAATTTGTCTTAACAGGAAACTAATGCCTGGTCCCCTAGTCGATACTTTATAAAATCTACTTTGCAGGACAATACGAAACCATTGAGCTGCTGCTTTCAAGAGGAATTGATGTGGACCTATTTGACTCTGTGCATGGAACAGCGTTGCATGCTGCAGCTTCTAAAGGTGAAGCTGGCACGGTGAAACTTTTGTTGGAGCACCATGCAGATGTAAGCACCGGTTTCTTTCTTCTTCACTTGGCTGTGCTAATGAAATCCTTATTTGTTAAGGCCGTTAGGTTGTGTAGCACCCATCTGAGACTATCTCACATTGGAATCTTAAATGGAAAAATTGTGGTCTACCCTCTGTGGTACTTGTGTTTCACCATCTATACTAAGCTACacacatgttcaacattttattTACTACATGTAGCTCTCTCAAAGTGAAACAGGTCCACCTAGTCTGCAGAAGTGAAATATGCTAACTCTGACTCTGTTTTCCTATGAATGGTCTTTTTTTTCTTCTCATTTTCTCCTTCTACAATGTAATAAGTTGACATCTCCACTTTCCACAGCCTAACAAAGTTTTAAACCTTGATTCTACCCCACTGGGTTTGGCCATACAGAATAAATCATTGGAGTGCGTGAGGCTACTCCTTAAGGTCAGTAATCTTTGTTCATATGGAGCTTTCTTAAGTAGCGTAGTTTGCGGGCACCTTCTTTTTCTTTGTGCGTAATTTTCTGTGTAGATGGAATCTCAAGCACTAATTCAGATGATCAGATAATAATTCATGTACGCAGGCTGGTGCTGATCCGAATTTCTTGTACTATAATGGTGTCACTTACACGATGGTGGCGGCGAATAATGGCTTACCTGACATCGTGAAGTGCTTACTGGATGCTGGTGCTAATCCCAATACTCCAGATGGTGTGAGTTCAGATGTTCTCCAATTTTCCTGCTTTGGAAATTTGTTTTTGGAGGACTTAGCTAAGCTTCATCATACATATTTAGTGAGGAAGTTGTTCCACCTTTTATCATGCCATTGTGATTTTGTGAAGTGCTTATGTAGCCAACTGACCACTTGTTGAAATGTCTTAAACTTCCAGTTCTAAACTTCTAATACGAGTCATGGTATCAGCAACCCTTCCCATCCTATATATCTCACACCAACAGGGCTTAGCTATACCATCCGTGGTTCTTTTTTACTTCCAGTTTTTCAAGTAAAATAATACCGGTGTATCGTACTCTATGTCTTCTACTATTTCAAACTGAAGCATGTTCAAGTTCTCATACATTTTTCCAACAATGTCCTTGTAGTCGTTGTGTCTCATTGTACTTCAAGAGTGGAAGTTTACTCCTGTCAAAGGATAATTTATTGTTTAGAATCTACTGTGGTTTGTTTGCTTAACCGTGTATTTAAACACAGTGTGTTGCTGCACTTAAATTAGAGATATAATAATCTCCAGTGAATGTTGGCATTAGTTACTATCTGTAGTGCAATGAGACACTTAATGCTTCCATACGCGACCAACCTTAAGGAGGCCTGGTAAATTGAAAAAGACAGTGTTGCCTGAGGGGCTGCACGAAGCGGCATGGAGCAATGAGACAGTAGAGTGGAGCGATAGTGCAATGACCGAGGAACCAGAAACGGATCCGTGAGACAACATAGAGAGAAATGTGGAAGGAGGCTGACACAGTAACGCCTTCTTGCGGTCATTCTATTTAGAATCCGTAGAATCGTATGCACTAACAAAATAGTGTGGTGATGTAGTGGCAACACACCAGAGGCAGAGCAGATGATTGAGTGCATGATGGGGCCAAAGTCAAATATTTGTCTTCTCGTGGTCGTGGTCTATGTGTGTATCTAAGATAAATAGCACCCTCACCCTGACAAACATAAGTGGAACAGAGCGGTAAGGTAGTGGTGGCAGATCTATGCCACGGGAGGAGAGAGCACAGGggaggatgaagatgatgttAGAATTAGCAACACATGGGATAAAAGAGCCAACTGGCATGCGCCATGGTGACAGGAGGTAAAGCCATGGTGTGGCAGAGGAAATGATGCATTGCATTTTTGCTACTTTTATATATATGGTTATTTAATATCTATAGCAGTGCATGGGTACTCTGCTAGTTAATTATTTGCAAGTGCAGTTGCTATTCATGATGATGATCAAATGCAAAAATTAACCAACTCTTCTCCTGCAGTTTGGTACAACTGCAATTGAAATTGCTGCTCTTCATGGCAGAAGGACTATGGTTGAAATGTTATTTCCGTTAACTTCTCCTGTTTCAACTGTGCCGGATTGGAGTATTGATGGAATCCTTTCACATGTGAACATTTTTAATTTGAACCCGAGAGTATGTGATTCCTTACATCTGTACTTGCGGTTGCCTAATGTTATTTATCGTCATTGTAGTCTTATTGTTCAGTAGTTCTTCCTATGCATACTAATGATACTCATAAACACTGAAAATGTTATATTCAAGCATACCCATGCTGGGGGATGTGTTGCATCTTATTAGTGTCTAAATGCAGCATCTTGTCTATGGATTTGACATATTTGTTCTGACCACAAATATTTCTTTACCAGTTTAAAAATCCGCTGGCACTGGAAGCGAAAATAGCTGAAGTGAAATCAGAGGCCACAGAGGCTTTTAGGAGAAAGGAATATATGAGAGCAGCAGAGCTGTATCATTATGTAAGTCATTGTGCATCATGTTGATTGTTTGAAAGCTGTTTCGATTTTCTAGAATAAAAACTTGTGTCTATAGTTTACTTTTCATGCTACCTTAATTTGGCAAAATCTGTTTATGTCAGGTACTGAGATTTTTATTTAACAAGTAGACGACCTTTACTTTGTTAGCTAGCAAGTATAGAAGAAATGCATTAAGTGTGATCAATGGTTAAATGGCCTCTGTTCTATCATGTAAAGTTGTAAACTAGTTCAATATGCCTTCTTTGAGTACTCGAGATCTTTCCAAAATAGTTGGTATTTTTTTGTTTCACGATCATATATTTAAGAAGACATATAATACTATGTGCGTTCCTGATATATGTCATTTGAGGGTCTTGCCGAACAACTAAGACACATGTAATATATTGGAAATACTCCCTCCGCCCCAATTTATGTTGCGCATAATTTTGTGTGAAAGTCAAACTTTGTAAAGTTTGATCAATTATATAACGAAATATACCAACTTTTATAATATGGAATCAATATTATTAGAATTACGGTGAAAtgtattttcatattatatacaTTTCATATCATAGATAATAATAATTTTTGCTATATAGTCTGTCTAACTTTAtacaaagtttgactttgactaaaacTTACAAGCAACATATTTtgtgacggagggagtatgttgcTATGCCCTGTGGGCCATACCCCCTAGATCCAGAGGCAGATCGCGCTTTTAGAATTTTCGTATTTCCTTCATCTTGTTTTTGGCACATACCCATTCCACGTCTTGGATGAAATCAATTATACAATGCCGCCAAGTCTAGACTTGACTCTTAGTAACTCATTGCCTGATATGCATATGTATAAATGCCGTATAAGCTAAATATGAATTAGCTCATCACGGTCAGTACAATGCTGCATAGTGTAGAAACATTAAACATGCAAAGCTCAAAGCTTGATCTGACTCACAGTGGATAGTATATGGTTATATGCCATGGGACGGGGTTAAAATATCACACTATAATATTTTTGTTTTGTGTTCAAACTCAACTGCCAATTTCTTTGCAATGTCCATCACTTTGTTTGGTTGATTGCCAGCCTTTGGCGTTCACGGGCCCCTTTTCCCACTCTCAATTAATTTTCTTGCCAATCTAGTGCATGGTACCAACCAAACACCTACCAAAAAGACCATATTAGCGCCCTTCATTACATCATTTATTACGGTTAGAATGGGATGTGTCACTCTACTCCATTGTAGTAAAAGGCATGTGAAGTATCTAAAGAGGTATACAACCACCACAATCCATTACTCTATTTATAATCTCAACTCCACATAACTTGCTGAATGGCGAAGTACATAGTAGATGATCAACTCCCAATGACATGTATGGGTGCTTTAGATCGGTGTGTCCCTATGGATTTTCAATCAAGACTGTTTTCAATTCACCTTTTATTTTCATTCTGGTTGTCCTTATCTCTAGGACCGGCTAGTCATATTGATGTACTTATGCTTAAAATATAATAAACGGTGTTGATTACCAAAAAAAATTGTAGTACATgatattcaaacaattattataaAGTAACAAAAGGTAAATTATACAGCAAGTAACTCCATGAAACTTTGGTTGATCATAAAGGAAATTTGTTTTCTGTTTCAGTTAGATACATGAGTATCCATAGAGGTATTGAACTTTTCCATATATATTTTGCAAACATTGAATCGTCATCGAATTTTAATTTGCATTCAGAAGTTACAAGTTTTTATTCATTTATAAATTTGTTACCGATGGTAGGCAGATCGATTACCAGCTCTTGGTGAGACAGGCAGAAAGTTGTCTCCTGATGTATCTGGGTACTTTTGTACGTAAACGTTCCAAACACAAGATGCTCAACTAACTAATAATAAAATCGGTATGTGAATAATGGTGTACTGCAGACACTAAAACTTGAAGATAGAGTAAAAGAACATGCGTTCTTGCTGGCAAATAGGAGTTTCTGCTTCTTGCGCATGGGAAAAGGAGAAGATGCTGTCTCTGATGCTACTAAGTGCATAGAGTGTCTACCTTATTGGCCTAAAGGATACTACCGACAAGGGGCAGCTTATATGCTACTGAAGGTAAAAATAGTAGTTGCATTCTGTTTTTCATCATCATGGACTTGGTCATCTGCTGATGCCTACTTACAGGACTACGGAAAAGCATGCAAGGCTTTTGAGGATGGCTTGAAGCTAGACCGTACAAATGTTGATATTAAGAATGCTTTAAGGTAATTTTTCAATGTTTTCATAAAATCTCTAATTTGATAGATGGCTAATGTTGCATTGCCACCGGGTGGGCGGGTGgctatgccccccccccccccccccgccccccaAGAGAGCCGCTCAATTGAGCATCTAGATTCGGTCTCCATTGTACCGGTTTCCTGCCGCGACAATCTAATTACCGGGAGCATCAGCCTAAACCTCGGTACAGGTCATTAATGGCCGGCACATGCCAAGAGTGGCAGGCTGTGGCAGTGCTCATAGGCGCCCCAAGTCTTAAGTCTTAACTGACCTTAGCATCATGTGGTCTCCCTTGAAGTCTGTCAGAATACCAAACATCGTTAGCTCTCGTAATGCACGTTTGGTCCGagtaaaaaagaaaacaaaatcatGTGTGTAATGAAAATGTGCAAGAGCTCTATTTGCCTCTGCCATTCTATGAGTCTCTTCCTTTTTGCGTATGGCACCCCCACTCCCTTTAGCAGCATCTACTAATTGGGGACTTAATTTGAAAGCCATATTTCGACCCGGACACGTTTGAGATGCTTCTCCTAGCGGCAGCTACCGATCAATCATTTCTATCCTTGTCTCTTCGTCCACGGTAGACAATGGTTTTTGTTGAAGTGAACGTTGCAGGCGAGGGGCTGTGAGAAGCTCGCTGGGTTAGTAGAATCTGCCGACCACGACAAGAGCTAACGTCGCCGGTTCCAGCAGCCGCGCTTCCATCTCCCTGAATTGAAACTTTCTCAGGGAACGATTATTTTTCGTGATCTTACTAGTGCAAAGCTGAATACCTTCTGTTATGATTAATCTAAATCACATCAATTCCTTACTCAACATATTGTTGTTACAGGGAAGCCCAAGAGGCATTGAAGAGTGCTGATTGCGTCGAAAATAACGACCTATTTGGAGTGAATTAGCTGAAGAAATTGATCCGCTCCTTTTTTTTGGAATGGGTCCGTGTGTCTTTCTTGACGTCTGGCGTCACTCACCGTTTAAATAGGGGCAAATGAGCTCAGATTATAGTAGGAGTAATGTTAATTTCAGTTCTGCTTTTTTGTTTAGGGTGAAGTGTCAACAAAGTGCCAAACTGGTTATATCTTGGTGACTCATTTTGCAAACGATGCATATGCGAATCTGGCTTGCGGAGCTGTAGGCTCCTATGTACGGTGGCTTGTTTATGCTGGTGTCCACATATGAGAACGTACGAGATACTGTGTTTTAGTGTTGGCAAACCTCAAATATTCCAGAATGCACAATAACTCCGtctgattcatattacttgccaATAGTATGGATATACCTAAAACTAAAATCTATCTAGATATATCTATATTAGTGGCAACTAATCTGGATCAGATCGGATGGAGTAATATTTACATTTGTTTTTAACCAGGAGCGGACAGTAGAAGCAATGTTGCTGAACCATGAAATATTTAATTTGTGGCActactattttttattttttattttttggatctcacaaagaaaagaaaacatacaACAATCAATTAAAAGTCGTGGGAAACATGAAAATTCCACGCTTCAATGAAGCAATATTCACTTCTATATACCAATGaggttcatctacatcaaccaagtTAAGTTGTTGAAGCATATTAAATTGATGCACTAACCAACTATTCCAATAATTGCTCTGGCGCCATCTCTAGGAGGTGACGGTACACCTTTATAGTCCGCTTTCACTGGTGGGCACGAGTGGCATTGTGATATCGTCGACATTGAAGTGCCAACTGTGCGCGCACCTCATGTTAGGTGGACACATGAAGTGGGTGTTGTAGGGCGCAACTACCTCGACTCAGTTTATGGAAGCCATTTGAGCCGGCGATGCTGCACATTCATCGTTGTTCGCCATGGGTTGGGTCTTCGTTGGAGGCAACCGGCGTGGATGGTGGGGTGGGggagagagagatagatagatagatagatagatatagatagagagagatagagagagatagagagagaggtgACAGTGCGGTGACACGGCGGACCAGGAGGGGTATAAAATGGGAGAGGGGTAGGTGAGGCGGCGAGGCGATGGGGCATTCACGGGGGTGTGGTGAAACGCAACATCGCTACATGGAAAAGTGGTAGCCCCCGTCTAGAGAACCGACAAGGTGGGTGTGAATTAAGGAAAGATTACCGCGTGACCGGTGATTGTGCCTATGACATTTTCGGCCTGCTTGTCAATATCTGAAGTGGTGTTGTTTGTGGGCGTTGTCCGACACTCCCAAGCCATCCTTATGCTTTTGGGACAGGTGTCAGATGGACACTAGGACAGTTGGGTTCCGATTCCCCATCCGCCGCCCTAATAGCATATTGGAGAAAGTCCACTTCTCGTTCTTGAACTTTTGGAGAAATGAACTTTTGGTCCTAAAACTTATTTTTAGTTTAGAACATACCTTAAACTTTTAAAATAGTGTACTTTTCATCTTTTTTGGTTCATTTAAAAAAATCGCTACCATGGAAAGAAGAAATAGGCAAGCAACCGAGACCAAGCCCATGCCAGCAAAGATGTCGAACCCAACGTCTTAAATGGGAAAATAGAAACCCTTTCGTCCGTATCTCCCTCGATTTCTCTCATTGCCAATTTTCTTGAAGCGTCGAGCCATGAAGGTCCGCTTGCTTTGCCTACCATCATCGTCATGTCTCTCTTTTCTTGCACCATTACCT encodes:
- the LOC127300487 gene encoding uncharacterized protein isoform X1, with product MGVSSKRSPSAMEKDLVPHPIMRAALEGNLRVLKEMATVVKNESGIWNRALMLAAMEGRLDVCRLIVEDVRVDVNQPVTDDEGNHTAVCISAMLGTAAATRYLLDCGADPTVAGSMGTALHGAVLNGQYETIELLLSRGIDVDLFDSVHGTALHAAASKGEAGTVKLLLEHHADPNKVLNLDSTPLGLAIQNKSLECVRLLLKAGADPNFLYYNGVTYTMVAANNGLPDIVKCLLDAGANPNTPDGFGTTAIEIAALHGRRTMVEMLFPLTSPVSTVPDWSIDGILSHVNIFNLNPRFKNPLALEAKIAEVKSEATEAFRRKEYMRAAELYHYTLKLEDRVKEHAFLLANRSFCFLRMGKGEDAVSDATKCIECLPYWPKGYYRQGAAYMLLKDYGKACKAFEDGLKLDRTNVDIKNALREAQEALKSADCVENNDLFGVN
- the LOC127300487 gene encoding uncharacterized protein isoform X2, with amino-acid sequence MGVSSKRSPSAMEKDLVPHPIMRAALEGNLRVLKEMATVVKNESGIWNRALMLAAMEGRLDVCRLIVEDVRVDVNQPVTDDEGNHTAVCISAMLGTAAATRYLLDCGADPTVAGSMGTALHGAVLNGQYETIELLLSRGIDVDLFDSVHGTALHAAASKGEAGTVKLLLEHHADNKSLECVRLLLKAGADPNFLYYNGVTYTMVAANNGLPDIVKCLLDAGANPNTPDGFGTTAIEIAALHGRRTMVEMLFPLTSPVSTVPDWSIDGILSHVNIFNLNPRFKNPLALEAKIAEVKSEATEAFRRKEYMRAAELYHYTLKLEDRVKEHAFLLANRSFCFLRMGKGEDAVSDATKCIECLPYWPKGYYRQGAAYMLLKDYGKACKAFEDGLKLDRTNVDIKNALREAQEALKSADCVENNDLFGVN